The following coding sequences lie in one Carassius carassius chromosome 1, fCarCar2.1, whole genome shotgun sequence genomic window:
- the ankrd54 gene encoding ankyrin repeat domain-containing protein 54 encodes MEGSSPLVSAASDVARSGSEGEFTVANGAAVRDGEKREEEAPMEAAGAVGFSISRLDTLSALRLNRTRPTADTELRYLHLLWQPGELLQAGRSSPGKITSSRVRRLGRARRNMGPIGKDLYAVKRLREAANSNDIDTVRRLLEDDTDPCAADDKGRTALHFSSCNGNESIVQLLLSYGADPNQRDSLGNTPLHLAACTNHVPVITTLLRGGARVDALDRAGRTPLHLARSKLNILQEGDSRSLETLRGEVTQIIQMLREYLNIMGQSEEREKLEHISNQLQNTCTREQVDEVTDLLASFTSLSIQMQNMGDR; translated from the exons ATGGAGGGGTCGAGTCCGCTTGTCTCAGCCGCGTCGGATGTCGCCCGGTCCGGTTCGGAGGGAGAGTTCACGGTAGCGAACGGAGCTGCTGTGAGAGACGGCGAGAAACGGGAGGAAGAGGCGCCGATGGAGGCTGCAGGTGCGGTCGGGTTCAGTATCTCGCGCCTCGACACGCTGAGCGCGCTGAGACTCAACCGGACACGACCGACGGCGGACACCGAGCTCCGGTACCTGCACTTGTTATGGCAGCCCGGTGAACTGCTGCAGGCGGGACGGAGCTCGCCGGGCAAAATCACTTCGAGCAGGGTGAGGCGGCTGGGAAGAGCTCGGAGGAACATGGGGCCCATCGGAAAAGACCTGTATG CTGTGAAGAGGCTCAGAGAAGCTGCCAACTCCAATGATATTGATACAG TTCGTAGATTGCTGGAAGATGATACTGATCCTTGTGCTGCTGATGACAAGGGCAGGACAGCCTTACACTTCTCTTCCTGCAATGGCAACGAGAGCATTG TTCAGTTGTTGCTAAGTTATGGTGCTGACCCAAACCAGAGAGACAGCCTCGGAAACACACCACTCCATCTGG CTGCCTGCACCAACCACGTGCCTGTCATCACAACCTTACTGCGTGGAG GTGCCCGTGTTGATGCTCTGGACCGTGCTGGAAGGACTCCTCTTCATCTTGCCCGTTCGAAGCTCAACATCTTACAAGAGGGAGACTCACGTAGCCTAGAAACCCTCAGAGGAGAGGTCACACAG ATTATTCAAATGCTGCGGGAGTATCTGAATATAATGGGACagagtgaagagagagagaaactggagCACATCTCAAACCAGCTGCAGAACACTTGCACCAGAGAACAG GTAGACGAGGTGACGGATTTACTGGCGAGCTTCACGTCTCTCAGTATTCAGATGCAGAATATGGGAGACCGGTAG
- the LOC132141939 gene encoding heme oxygenase-like, with amino-acid sequence MLNYQKGQITQTQYKLLLCSLYEIYRALEEELERNASHSAVQPIYFPQELARLESLERDLEHFFGPHWRTRVTVPAATHRYTQRLREIGNNSPGLLVAHAYTRYLGDLSGGQVLGKITQKSLGLSGNKGAQFFWFPGVTSPNRFKQMYRSRMNSIELTEQQRQDLLDEATTAFELNIEVFDDLQKMLSITGEASSDKGNEDKSKSFSSSPVLQFALGVGLTLATVGMGVYAF; translated from the exons ATGCTCAACTACCAGAAAGGACAGATCACACAAACACAGTACAAG CTCCTGCTGTGTTCTCTGTACGAGATCTACCGAGCGCTCGAGGAAGAGCTGGAGAGGAACGCCTCTCATTCTGCGGTTCAGCCCATCTACTTCCCTCAGGAGCTGGCCAGACTGGAGTCTCTGGAGCGGGACCTGGAGCACTTCTTCGGACCCCACTGGAGGACGAGAGTAACAGTGCCTGCCGCCACTCACAGATACACCCAGAGACTGAGAGAG ATTGGCAACAACAGCCCGGGTCTTCTGGTGGCACATGCATATACGCGCTATCTTGGTGATTTGTCAGGAGGACAAGTGCTGGGCAAAATCACCCAGAAATCTTTGGGACTGAGTGGCAACAAGGGAGCTCAGTTCTTCTGGTTTCCTGGAGTGACGAGCCCCAACAGATTCAAGCAGATGTACAGGAGCAGAATGAACAGCATTGAGTTAACAGAGCAGCAGAGACAGGACCTGCTGGACGAGGCCACCACGGCTTTTGAGCTCAACATCGAG GTTTTTGATGATCTTCAGAAGATGCTGAGCATCACGGGGGAAGCTTCAA gtgACAAAGGGAATGAGGACAAGTCAAAAAGCTTCTCCAGCTCTCCAGTGCTACAATTCGCTCTGGGTGTGGGACTCACTTTGGCAACTGTTGGAATGGGAGTTTATGCTTTTTAA
- the foxred2 gene encoding FAD-dependent oxidoreductase domain-containing protein 2, translating into MSVIQPLFRLLCVLSLVLAGSGSGSGLHGRNSSVSHEYCVLGAGPAGLQMGYFLSRSQRDYIILERNTGPGSFFQIYPRHRKLISINKIYTGRRNKEFNLRHDWNSLLSDRPDLLFQRISQELYPSADDFPHYLSMFVKELGLKVKYGADIGRIKASDSNGNQGYILTDQNGVSYQCSVLLVSTGLWVPQQVDFLGSDLVEGYESIPTDPEEFKDQAVLILGKGNSAFETAQSILGRASRIHLYSPSPVRLAWQTHYVGDLRAVNNELLDTYQLKSLDGLVEGRLEDIAIVRREKDGRRRRTAKKRSPTSTEGKEQLYLTLTELLDQNGNNISKVTGQNLPGFHTDNFSLRQPYDRVIRCLGFRFNFSIFDGSARPAQSSGARGRLPGITAWYEGRGTPNMFVLGTAAHSRDYRMSAGGFVHGFRYTVRAVHKILEQRYHNIAWPATKLPISQLQSWILRRVNEASGPYQMFGVLGDIILLRGSYCEYLEEFPLQALPQLSALSGRPLTDNGLLVLVMQYGLNRTDTLGPGRAESEWTKAWRSNFLHPVLYYYNTLPTEKDMRQHPVGWPLPRPKAVHHMVEDFLTEWDQPISHSQPLRRFLEHCLQTDLRPFYAESCFLLSLTRRTPPLFCRQGYLRKQGIVGNSHLRQHAREAGLMADHQGDVTPGDDTSVSEYLKHAGAAVISSVNFDL; encoded by the exons ATGAGTGTGATTCAGCCTCTCTTCAGGCTCCTGTGTGTCCTGTCCCTGGTCCTGGCCggttctggttctggttctggtCTTCATGGCCGTAACAGCAGCGTTAGCCATGAGTACTGTGTGCTGGGGGCTGGACCTGCAGGGCTCCAGATGGGCTACTTTCTGTCCAGGAGTCAGAGAGATTACATCATCCTAGAGCGAAACACAGGACCAGGCAGCTTCTTTCAAAT ATATCCTCGCCACAGAAAGCTCATCAGCATTAACAAAATATACACCGGGAGGAGGAACAAGGAATTCAACTTGCGTCATGATTGGAACTCGCTGTTGAGTGACCGGCCCGACCTCCTGTTTCAGCGGATAAGCCAGGAGCTTTATCCCAGTGCCGATGACTTTCCACATTACCTCTCTATGTTTGTGAAGGAGCTAGGGCTGAAGGTTAAATATGGAGCTGATATAGGGAGAATCAAAGCTTCAGATTCCAATGGAAACCAAGGCTACATTCTGACCGATCAGAATGGTGTCAGCTATCAGTGCAG TGTCCTGTTGGTGTCCACTGGCCTTTGGGTTCCTCAGCAGGTGGATTTTCTGGGCTCTGATCTGGTGGAGGGTTACGAGTCTATTCCCACTGATCCCGAGGAGTTTAAAGACCAGGCTGTGTTAATCCTGGGCAAAGGAAACTCCGCCTTTGAGACAGCGCAGAGCATCTTGGGTAGAGCGAGCCGGATTCACTTGTATAGTCCCAGCCCTGTGCGACTCGCATGGCAGACACACTATGTTGGGGACCTCAG ggCTGTAAACAATGAGCTGTTAGACACGTACCAGCTGAAATCTCTTGACGGTCTCGTAGAGGGAAGACTGGAGGATATTGCCATCGTCCGTAGAGAAAAAGATGGAAGGAGGAGAAGAACAGCAAAGAAAAGAAGTCCAACATCAACGGAGGGAAAGGAGCAGCTGTATTTAACTCTTACTGAACTTCTTGACCAGAATGGCAACAACATTTCAAAGGTCACCGGGCAAAATCTGCCAGGTTTCCACACAGATAACTTCTCACTCAGACAGCCGTATGATCGGGTGATCCGATGCCTGGGCTTTCGCTTCAACTTCTCCATTTTTGATGG ATCTGCACGGCCTGCCCAAAGCAGCGGTGCCCGAGGCCGGTTGCCAGGAATAACAGCCTGGTACGAAGGCAGAGGGACGCCCAACATGTTTGTCCTGGGTACAGCAGCCCACTCCAGAGATTATCGCATGTCTGCTGGTGGGTTTGTTCATGGATTCCGCTACACTG TGCGTGCTGTTCATAAAATCCTGGAGCAGCGCTACCATAACATTGCCTGGCCTGCTACAAAATTACCCATCAGTCAGCTGCAGTCCTGGATTCTGAGGAGAGTGAATGAAGCCTCTGGACCGTACCAGATGTTCGGGGTTCTTGGGGACATTATTCTACTGCGAGG ATCTTACTGTGAATATCTGGAGGAGTTTCCTCTGCAGGCCCTGCCCCAACTGTCTGCTCTATCTGGACGGCCCCTTACAGATAATGGTCTTCTGGTCTTGGTCATGCAGTATGGTCTGAACCGGACTGATACACTAGGACCAGGTCGAGCTGAGTCTGAATGGACCAAAGCCTGGAGGTCCAACTTCCTCCATCCGGTCCTGTACTACTACAACACACTACCCACAG AGAAAGATATGAGGCAGCATCCAGTTGGCTGGCCACTACCACGACCTAAGGCTGTTCATCACATGGTGGAGGACTTCTTAACTGAATGGGATCAGCCCATATCACACAGCCAACCTCTCCGACGCTTCCTCGAGCACTGCCTCCAAACTGACCTCAGGCCCTTTTATGCTG AGTCCTGTTTCCTTCTGTCCCTCACACGTCGTACTCCACCCCTCTTCTGCCGTCAAGGTTATTTAAGAAAGCAGGGCATTGTGGGAAACAGCCACCTGAGGCAACATGCCCGTGAGGCAGGACTCATGGCAGATCATCAGGGAGATGTTACACCTGGCGATGATACATCAGTATCTGAATACCTAAAACATGCTGGTGCCGCAGTCATTTCATCTGTGAACTTTGACCTTTGA